From Caldisalinibacter kiritimatiensis, the proteins below share one genomic window:
- the rsmD gene encoding 16S rRNA (guanine(966)-N(2))-methyltransferase RsmD has translation KESLFNIIGDISPDSIVLDLYAGTGSVGIEFLSRGAKQCYFVDSSQVSINTIKENLIKTKLNEQATVIKNNVLNVINKLQLNNVEFDYIFMDPPYKKRLEVDTLEKIYESNILRENGTIIVEHDTKTELDEKILGLELVDYRKYGRTSISFYRIGDV, from the coding sequence TTAAAGAATCACTGTTTAATATTATTGGAGACATATCGCCAGATAGTATTGTTTTAGATTTATATGCAGGGACTGGAAGTGTGGGAATAGAGTTTTTGAGCAGAGGAGCAAAACAATGTTATTTTGTTGATAGTAGTCAAGTGAGCATAAATACAATTAAAGAGAATCTTATAAAGACAAAACTTAACGAACAAGCTACTGTGATTAAGAATAATGTGTTAAATGTAATAAATAAGCTGCAATTAAATAATGTTGAGTTTGATTACATATTTATGGATCCTCCTTATAAAAAAAGGCTAGAAGTAGATACATTGGAAAAAATATATGAGAGTAATATTTTAAGAGAGAATGGGACTATTATAGTGGAGCATGACACTAAAACTGAATTAGATGAAAAAATTCTAGGTTTGGAATTGGTTGATTATAGGAAATATGGTAGGACTTCAATAAGTTTTTATAGGATAGGAGATGTGTAA
- the coaD gene encoding pantetheine-phosphate adenylyltransferase has translation MTVIYPGSFDPVTNGHLNIIERCSQKFDKVIVVILNNPAKNPMFTSEERKKLLQEVTKDYDNVEIDIYSGLLVDYAKQKGVSVIVKGLRAVSDFEYEMQMACMNRHLENNLETFFLMTNNKYSFLSSSLVKEVAKFGGDISRVVPNVVEDAINEKLKGV, from the coding sequence ATGACAGTAATTTATCCGGGGAGTTTTGATCCAGTTACTAATGGACATTTAAATATTATTGAAAGATGTTCCCAAAAGTTTGATAAAGTAATAGTAGTTATTTTAAATAATCCGGCTAAAAATCCTATGTTTACATCTGAGGAGAGAAAAAAATTACTACAGGAAGTAACAAAAGATTATGATAATGTTGAGATAGATATATATTCAGGATTATTAGTTGACTATGCAAAGCAAAAAGGTGTATCGGTTATAGTTAAAGGGTTAAGAGCAGTATCAGATTTTGAGTATGAAATGCAAATGGCATGTATGAATAGACACTTAGAAAACAATTTAGAAACATTTTTCTTAATGACTAATAATAAATATTCTTTTTTAAGTTCGAGCTTGGTAAAAGAAGTTGCAAAATTTGGTGGAGATATTTCAAGAGTAGTACCGAATGTAGTTGAAGATGCAATAAATGAAAAATTAAAGGGGGTATAA